A region from the Myripristis murdjan chromosome 23, fMyrMur1.1, whole genome shotgun sequence genome encodes:
- the LOC115355650 gene encoding LOW QUALITY PROTEIN: protein NLRC3-like (The sequence of the model RefSeq protein was modified relative to this genomic sequence to represent the inferred CDS: substituted 1 base at 1 genomic stop codon) — protein MVWGLSWGSGVEVGELRGVLTQFCSAATVGHVSPQVEFMFKAVIPRPPLENQYLGFVQIDSQSPGVTETVQEIQVLLQAFFSDDEDPEDPTFINIDIKPVIKIDTEKFHFCAAGGGKAPSPTDSTSRSGAESESKHFSCDSAISVSASCVSMRSEWSMEKPIEFKDGLHSADKRXFKKEKDQTPPEPSCVSMRSDWSMDKPIEFKDGQHSMGPRVQQQSSEVPSGQSAQEHQTDLASIFMLLEENIVTFVKNELKNIQRSLSPDYPEYLERQREDEEVLDGEEEERRWSSREAFLQITLHFLRRMKQEELAERLQNTPAALCQRELKSKLKKKCECVFEGIAKAGNPTPLNQIYTELYITEGGSGELNEEHEVRQIETASRKPDTPETPIRCEDIFKALPGRDGPIRTVMTKGVAGIGKTVLTQKFTLDWAEHKANQHVHFTFPFTFRELNLLREKKLSLVELVHHFFTETKEAGISRFEQFQVVLIFDGLDECRLPLDFNNNQILTDVTESTSVDVLLTNLIKGNLLPSARLWITTRPAAANQIPPECVGIVTEVRGFTDPQKKEYFRKRFRDKKKASRIFSHIKTSRSLHIMCHIPVFCWITATVLEDVLKTRQRGDLPKTLTEMYIHFLLVQTKVQNVKYHGRAGTDPHWTPETREMILSLGKLAFEQLEKGNLIFYEADLAECGIDIRAASVYSGVFTQIFKEERGLYQDKVFCFVHLSIQEFLAALYVFVTFINSGVNLLTEGQSTSWWSALFNKFKLKLLHQNAVDKALQSPNGHLDLFLRFLLGLSLETNQTLLRDLMTQTGSGSQTNQETVQYIKEMINYSPSPERSINLFHCLNELNDHSLVEEIQQYLRSGRLSTFQLSPAHWSALVFILLSSEEDLDVFDLKKYSASEEALLRLLPVVKASRKSVLSGCNLSERSCAALASVVRSQSSSLRELDLSNNQLQDSGVKRLSAGLESPHCRLEALRLSGCLVTQEGCASLASALSFNPSHLRELDLSYNHPGDSGVKLLSAGLEDPTWRLEALRVDHGGEQRLKPGLRKYSCELKLDTNTANRHLVLSEDNRKVTAVRQKQQPYPDHPERFEDWQQILCRDGLTGCCYWEVEWEGRVRITVTYSGISRRGRGADSRFGGNKNSWSLICSDKGFSVCHNNIRTDIPAPPSSHRVAVYLDWPAGSLSFHSVSSDTLIHLHTFTSTFTEPLYPGFRVRSGSSVSVCQME, from the exons ATGGTTTGGGGTCTGTCCTGGGGGTCTGGTGTCGAGGTCGGGGAGCTGAGG GGGGTACTGACCCAGTTCTGCTCGGCAGCCACTGTTGGGCATGTGTCTCCTCAG GTAGAATTCATGTTTAAGGCTGTGATTCCCAGACCTCCTCTGGAAAATCAGTATTTAGGTTTTGTCCAGATTGACAGTCAGAGCCCAGGTGTGACAGAAACTGTGCAGGAGATCCAGGTGTTGCTGCAGGCCTTCTTTA gtgatgatgaagatccAGAGGATCCCACTTTCATAAACATCGACATCAAACCTGTAATAAAAATAGACACTGAGAAGTTCCATTTCTGTGCAGCAGGTGGCGGTAAAGCTCCGTCACCGACAGACAGCACCTCCCGCTCTGGAGCCGAaagtgaaagcaaacatttttccTGTGACTCCGCCATCAGCGTCTCCG ccagctgtgtgtccatgaggagtgaATGGTCTATGGAAAAACCTATTGAGTTCAAAGATGGCCTCCACTCTGCTGATAAAaggtaatttaaaaaagaaaaag accagaccccccctgaacccagctgtgtgtccatgaggagtgacTGGTCTATGGATAAACCTATTGAGTTCAAAGATGGACAGCACTCTATGGGTCCAAG agtccagcagcagagctcagaggttcccagtggtcagtctgcccaggagcatcaaacagacctggcctccatatttatg ctgctggaggagaacatcgtcacctttgtgaagaacgagctgaaaaacatccagaggtctctgagtccagattacccagaatacttagagaggcagagggaggatgaggaggtgttggacggtgaggaggaagagcggaggtggagcagcagagaggcttttctgcagatcacactgcacttcctgaggagaatgaagcaggaggagctggctgagcgtctgcaga ACACTCCTGCTGCTCtttgccaacgtgaactcaaatctaagctgaagaagaagtgtgagtgtgtgtttgaggggattgctaaagcaggaaacccaacacctctgaatcagatctacacagagctgtacatcacagagggagggagtggagagctcaatgaggaacatgaggtcagacagattgaaacagcatccaggaaaccagacacaccagaaacaccaatcagatgtgaggacatctttaaagctttacctggaagagatggaccaatcaggacagtgatgacaaagggagtggctggcattgggaaaacagtcttaacacagaagttcactctggactgggctgaacacaaagccaaccagcatgtccacttcacatttccattcactttcagagagctgaatctgctgagagagaaaaagttgagcttggtggaacttgttcatcacttcttcactgagaccaaagaagcaggaatcagcaggtttgagcagttccaggttgtgttgatctttgacggtctggatgagtgtcgacttcctctggacttcaacaacaaccagatcctgactgatgttacagagtccacctcagtggacgttctgctgacaaacctcatcaaggggaacctgcttccctctgctcgcctctggataaccacacgacccgcagcggccaatcagatccctcctgagtgcgttggcattgtgacagaggtgagaggcttcactgacccacagaagaaggaatacttcaggaagagattcagagataaGAAGAAGGCAAGCAGAATcttctcccacatcaagacgtcacgaagcctccacatcatgtgccacatcccagtcttctgctggatcactgctacagttctggaggacgtgttgaaaaccagacagagaggagacctgcccaagaccctgactgagatgtacatccacttcctgctggttcagaccaaagtgcagaacgtcaagtatcatgggagagctgggacagatccacactggactccagagaccagggagatgatcctgtctctgggaaaactggcttttgagcagctggagaaaggcaacctgatcttctatgaagcagacctggcagagtgtggcattgatatcagagcagcctcagtgtactcaggcgtgttcacacagatctttaaagaggagcgtgggctgtaccaggacaaggttttctgcttcgtccatctgagcattcaggagtttctggctgctctttatgtctttgtgaCCTTCATCAACTCCGGAGTCAATCTGCTGACAGAAGGACAATCAACCTCCTGGTGGTCTGCACTATTCAACAAATTCAAACTAAAACTCCTCCACCAGaatgctgtggacaaggccttacagagtccaaatggacacctggacttgttcctgcgcttccttctgggtctttcactggagactaatcagactctcctacgagacCTGATgactcagacaggaagtggctcacagaccaatcaggaaacagtccagtacatCAAGGAGATGATCAATTacagtccctctccagagagaagcatcaacttgttccactgtctgaatgagctgaatgaccattctctagtggaggagatccaacagtacctgagatcaggacgtctctccacattccaactgtcccctgctcattggtcagctctggtcttcatcttactgtcatcagaagaagatctggatgtgtttgacctgaagaaatactctgcttcagaagaggctcttctgaggctgctgccagtggtcaaagcctccaggaaatctgt gctgagtggctgtaatctgtcagagagaagctgtgcagctctggcctcagttgttaggtcccagtcctctagtctgagagagctggacctgagtaacaaccagctgcaggattcaggagtgaagcgtctctctgctggactggaaaGTCCACattgcagactggaggctctcag gctgtcaggctgtctggtcacacaggaaggctgtgcttctctggcctcagctctgagctttaacccctcccatctgagagagctggacctgagctacaatcatccaggagactcaggagtgaagctgctctctgctggactggaggatccaacctggagactggaggctctcag ggtggaccatggtggagagcagaggttgaaaccaggcctgaggaagt attcctgtgaactcaaactggacacaaacacagcaaacagacacctcgtcctgtctgaggacaacaggaaggtgacagcagtgagacagaagcagcagccatatcctgatcacccagagaggtttgaggaCTGGCAACaaatcctgtgtagagatggtctgactggttgCTGTTACTGGGAGGTTGAATGGGAAGGACGGGTTCGTATCACAGTGACTTACAgtggaatcagcaggagaggacgCGGTGCTGACAGCAGGTTTGGAGggaacaaaaactcctggagtctgatctGCTCTGATAAAGGTTTCTCTGTCTGCCACAACAACATCAGAACAGACATCCCTGCCCCCCCTTCCtctcacagagtggcagtgtatctggactggcctgctggctctctgtccttccacagcgtctcctctgacacactgatccacctccacaccttcacctccacattcactgagcctctgtacccgggctttAGGGTTAGGtctggttcctcagtgtctgtgtgtcagatggagtga